In Streptomyces sp. NBC_01707, a genomic segment contains:
- a CDS encoding recombinase RecT, with product MSLSTLKDRVRAATTEQPTAEATVFGLAEDAKPSTPEQLHTSAQAEGGDIADVALNWLERYGNEFTRALPSHIDTGAFLAAVRAALPGLVRCTPASLLQALLTCARFGLIPDGRHAVIRREGKQAVFVPMAQGYVELMYRSGRVGSVHVGMIHEGDEWNFEPTAPAPLDFTHRPALTLPKKDRGEAILAYAFCWMASGARSQVVILTREDAEAIRDEYSQAYQRAQESGANDSFWHTDFDAMWKKSGLRRLHKVVPMSAELVALLKADEAGDAGQVQVVHAPVEEMHLLADAERASEHAEASQVATVRPLPVKLGTARRGRSKPKKDRAAGRAARRRAA from the coding sequence ATGTCTCTGTCCACCCTGAAGGACCGTGTGCGCGCGGCCACCACCGAGCAGCCGACCGCCGAGGCGACCGTGTTCGGTCTCGCCGAGGATGCGAAGCCGTCGACGCCGGAGCAGCTGCACACGTCGGCGCAGGCCGAGGGCGGCGACATCGCCGACGTCGCACTGAACTGGCTGGAGCGGTACGGCAACGAGTTCACCCGGGCTCTGCCGTCGCACATCGACACCGGGGCGTTCCTGGCCGCTGTGCGGGCCGCCCTGCCGGGCCTGGTCCGCTGCACCCCGGCGTCCCTGTTGCAGGCGCTCCTGACCTGCGCCCGGTTCGGCCTGATCCCGGACGGCCGCCACGCGGTCATCCGGCGCGAGGGCAAGCAAGCCGTGTTCGTGCCGATGGCTCAGGGCTACGTCGAGCTGATGTACCGGTCGGGCCGGGTCGGCTCGGTCCACGTCGGGATGATCCACGAGGGCGACGAGTGGAACTTTGAGCCGACCGCCCCGGCCCCGCTTGATTTCACCCATCGGCCGGCGCTGACCCTCCCGAAGAAGGACCGGGGTGAGGCGATCCTCGCGTACGCGTTCTGCTGGATGGCGTCGGGGGCCCGCTCGCAGGTCGTGATCCTGACGCGGGAGGACGCGGAGGCGATCCGCGACGAGTACAGCCAGGCGTACCAGCGGGCGCAGGAGTCCGGGGCGAACGATTCGTTCTGGCACACGGATTTCGACGCGATGTGGAAGAAGTCGGGGCTGCGCCGCCTGCACAAGGTCGTCCCGATGTCGGCGGAGCTGGTCGCCCTGCTCAAGGCCGACGAGGCCGGGGACGCCGGTCAGGTTCAGGTCGTGCACGCCCCGGTCGAGGAGATGCATCTCCTTGCCGATGCGGAGCGCGCTTCCGAGCACGCCGAGGCGTCCCAGGTGGCGACCGTGAGGCCGCTGCCGGTGAAGCTGGGCACGGCACGGCGTGGCCGGTCCAAGCCGAAGAAGGACCGTGCCGCTGGACGTGCCGCGCGGAGGCGTGCCGCATGA
- a CDS encoding exonuclease domain-containing protein, which translates to MSWHRRPLCGFDLETTGVDPENARIVTGCVVRFGGGQPSTARSWLSDAGGVEIPAEATAVHGIDTEAARSAGRPAPVVIAEITDALAEDVDAGLPIVAMNAQFDLTLLDREARRYGIRPLFDRAAPRVIDPRVLDKKVDRFRRGGRTLTDLCRHYVVQLNEAHTAEADAVAACAVAWKLANRHPWLKRLDLADLHEQQVHWAREQAEGLRDHFARTDGKQELAASVRLDWPLVPAPPAGVSL; encoded by the coding sequence ATGAGTTGGCACCGCCGCCCCCTGTGCGGCTTCGATCTCGAAACGACGGGCGTTGATCCAGAGAACGCCCGCATCGTGACCGGCTGCGTCGTCCGCTTCGGCGGGGGCCAGCCGAGCACGGCCCGGTCCTGGCTCTCCGATGCCGGAGGCGTCGAGATCCCGGCCGAGGCCACAGCAGTGCACGGTATCGACACCGAGGCGGCCCGCTCTGCGGGCCGCCCGGCCCCGGTCGTCATTGCGGAGATCACTGACGCGCTGGCTGAGGATGTCGACGCCGGCCTGCCCATCGTCGCGATGAACGCCCAGTTCGACCTGACCCTGTTGGACCGGGAGGCCCGCCGGTACGGCATCCGTCCGCTGTTCGACCGGGCGGCGCCGCGTGTGATCGACCCGAGGGTCCTGGACAAGAAGGTCGACCGGTTCCGGCGCGGTGGCCGGACGTTGACGGACCTGTGCCGCCACTACGTGGTGCAGCTCAATGAGGCGCACACGGCGGAGGCCGACGCGGTCGCCGCCTGCGCGGTGGCGTGGAAGCTCGCCAACCGGCACCCGTGGCTGAAGCGCCTCGACCTCGCCGACCTCCACGAACAGCAGGTGCATTGGGCCCGTGAGCAAGCCGAGGGGCTGCGGGACCACTTCGCCCGGACCGACGGCAAGCAGGAGCTGGCCGCGTCTGTCCGGCTGGACTGGCCGCTCGTCCCTGCACCGCCGGCGGGTGTGTCCCTGTGA
- a CDS encoding YqaJ viral recombinase family protein, with translation MTTMTPALTDVPGSVSHLADAPTARLLLPADASREEWLEVRRAGIGGSDVAGILGLGGKYTGPRHVFEEKHGRSTFKGNEAAEIGIEIEDFIAHMFTKRSGVETAEAPGTLVHVDRPWQRVNVDRYTFERPGPASGLLECKNRSEYQADQWEDGAVPDAPAIQCHWGMAVGGWDHGFVAALVGGNKLKWLRLERDEEMCEYLVDYCGKWFQRHVVEGFEPPADGLEATTDLLAKLWSVKAETIAEIDASKAKELRARHADVKAREKAIKDELRLVENEMKLLTAENEVAKAGGKPAWTWKGNGTFASKQFAEAHPDLAAKYTHMAPALDVERLKAEEPDTYAAFRARRLLVPAKGI, from the coding sequence ATGACCACCATGACGCCCGCGCTGACCGATGTCCCCGGCTCGGTCTCGCACCTGGCCGACGCGCCCACCGCGCGCCTGCTGCTGCCCGCCGACGCCTCCCGGGAGGAGTGGCTGGAGGTCCGACGTGCCGGTATCGGCGGTTCGGACGTTGCCGGAATCCTCGGGCTGGGCGGCAAGTACACCGGCCCGCGCCACGTCTTCGAGGAGAAGCACGGCCGGTCGACGTTCAAGGGCAACGAGGCTGCGGAAATCGGCATTGAGATCGAAGACTTTATTGCCCACATGTTCACGAAGCGGTCGGGCGTCGAGACTGCGGAGGCGCCCGGCACTCTAGTGCACGTCGACCGGCCGTGGCAGCGGGTGAATGTCGACCGCTACACGTTCGAGCGGCCGGGCCCGGCCTCTGGCCTGCTGGAATGCAAAAATCGCTCGGAGTATCAGGCGGACCAGTGGGAGGACGGGGCTGTCCCCGACGCCCCCGCGATTCAGTGCCACTGGGGCATGGCTGTCGGCGGCTGGGACCACGGTTTCGTGGCCGCGCTCGTCGGCGGCAACAAGTTGAAGTGGCTCCGCCTGGAGCGCGACGAGGAGATGTGCGAGTACCTCGTCGACTACTGCGGGAAGTGGTTTCAGCGCCACGTCGTCGAGGGGTTCGAGCCCCCGGCTGACGGCCTTGAGGCGACCACCGACCTCCTGGCAAAGCTCTGGTCCGTGAAGGCCGAGACCATCGCCGAGATCGACGCGTCGAAGGCCAAGGAGCTGCGCGCCAGGCACGCCGACGTCAAGGCGCGCGAGAAGGCCATCAAAGACGAACTGCGGCTCGTCGAGAACGAGATGAAGCTGCTCACCGCCGAGAACGAGGTCGCCAAGGCAGGCGGCAAGCCGGCCTGGACGTGGAAGGGCAACGGCACCTTCGCGTCGAAGCAGTTCGCCGAGGCGCACCCCGACCTGGCCGCGAAGTACACGCACATGGCGCCCGCCCTCGACGTCGAACGGTTGAAGGCCGAAGAGCCCGACACGTACGCCGCCTTTCGCGCCCGCCGCCTCCTCGTCCCCGCGAAGGGAATCTGA
- a CDS encoding trypsin-like peptidase domain-containing protein → MNIDTIAKMLFFATVRIENHGAKSASVGTGFIMTASLENGDQCPMLVTNKHVLAGAQQLVAHFIPRKPEANVPDLGQAVAVDLPPTMYVGHPDPTVDIAVMPLAPTLLLLANKLFIQALPLSLLATELPDLYTDAIEEITFVGYPNGHRDPMNFTPIARRGITATPLQLDFGGKPMFLVDGSVFGGSSGSPVFLFNQGTYRSGPNVITAGSRIALVGIIAQTMLRNAQLPVAEEVAATAHVKFAQELNIGIAFNAKAIKESIELMVSSAGQHLATAATGDGVTELSPA, encoded by the coding sequence GTGAACATCGACACGATCGCGAAGATGCTGTTCTTCGCCACTGTTCGAATAGAGAACCACGGCGCGAAGAGTGCCAGCGTCGGCACGGGCTTCATCATGACCGCCAGCCTGGAGAACGGCGATCAGTGCCCAATGCTCGTGACCAACAAGCACGTCCTCGCCGGTGCGCAGCAGCTGGTGGCGCACTTCATCCCCAGGAAGCCGGAAGCGAATGTGCCGGATCTGGGTCAGGCCGTAGCTGTCGATCTGCCGCCGACCATGTACGTCGGGCACCCCGACCCCACGGTCGACATTGCGGTCATGCCCCTCGCCCCGACCCTCCTGCTGCTCGCAAACAAACTGTTCATCCAGGCCCTGCCCCTGTCCCTCCTCGCGACGGAGCTACCCGACCTCTACACCGACGCGATCGAGGAAATCACGTTCGTCGGATACCCCAACGGACACCGCGACCCCATGAACTTCACCCCCATCGCGCGGCGCGGCATCACCGCAACGCCCCTCCAACTGGACTTCGGCGGCAAGCCCATGTTCCTCGTCGACGGATCGGTCTTCGGGGGAAGTAGCGGCAGCCCCGTGTTCCTGTTCAACCAAGGGACCTACCGTTCGGGCCCGAATGTGATCACCGCTGGCAGCCGAATCGCACTGGTCGGAATCATCGCCCAGACGATGCTCCGGAACGCACAACTCCCGGTCGCCGAGGAGGTTGCAGCGACTGCGCACGTCAAGTTCGCCCAAGAGCTCAACATCGGTATCGCTTTCAATGCGAAGGCCATCAAGGAGTCCATCGAGCTCATGGTGTCGTCCGCTGGCCAGCATCTCGCCACGGCAGCAACCGGAGACGGAGTAACGGAACTGTCGCCCGCTTAG
- a CDS encoding ABC-three component system protein, producing MQFPSMPSPKKIVFGYDPDEFEEFVKEWIPALNPLYVRVERHGGSGDHGIDVAGYRTPQGLEGPWDNYQCKRYKSALSWSTASAEMRKMFAGVVLGHFILPTQYVFVAPAIARSLRQTLAKPSEARASFLRGLSGTTDEVITKLTADQQLRVAELAEHTDFAMFVPVDMDQMLAQHKTTPLWATRFSDELRERPGIMQPPEQHDPGEARYVQQLMQVYAERWGDTADTLDRIAQHSKAGEHMHRQRVAFYSAESLRRFARDAYPDGHFDAVLDDVHVVAVEVSDRRFELGWDRLQAVLAAAAGAAGLTETVLSRYVRPLDRVGVCHHLANDNRLTWCEEGGI from the coding sequence ATGCAGTTCCCCTCCATGCCTAGCCCCAAGAAGATCGTCTTCGGCTATGACCCGGACGAGTTCGAGGAGTTTGTCAAGGAGTGGATTCCTGCGCTGAACCCGCTGTACGTGCGGGTGGAGCGGCATGGCGGCAGCGGGGACCACGGGATCGACGTGGCCGGCTACCGTACACCGCAGGGCCTGGAAGGGCCGTGGGACAACTACCAGTGCAAGCGCTACAAGAGTGCCCTGAGCTGGAGTACCGCCTCGGCGGAGATGCGGAAGATGTTCGCCGGGGTTGTCCTGGGACACTTCATCCTGCCGACGCAGTACGTGTTCGTAGCTCCCGCGATCGCCCGTTCTCTTCGGCAGACTCTCGCAAAGCCGAGCGAGGCACGTGCGAGCTTCCTCCGAGGCCTATCGGGAACCACCGATGAGGTCATCACCAAGCTCACCGCCGACCAGCAGCTCCGCGTCGCGGAGCTGGCCGAGCACACGGACTTCGCCATGTTCGTGCCGGTCGACATGGATCAGATGCTCGCTCAGCACAAGACCACCCCACTCTGGGCCACACGCTTCTCCGATGAGCTGCGCGAACGCCCCGGCATCATGCAGCCTCCTGAACAGCACGATCCGGGCGAGGCCCGCTATGTGCAGCAGCTGATGCAGGTCTATGCCGAGCGTTGGGGAGACACTGCCGACACCCTGGATCGAATCGCCCAGCACTCGAAAGCTGGCGAGCACATGCATCGGCAGCGGGTGGCGTTTTACAGCGCCGAGTCACTGCGGCGCTTCGCCCGCGACGCCTATCCTGACGGCCACTTCGATGCGGTTCTCGACGATGTCCACGTCGTCGCAGTGGAGGTGTCCGACCGTCGCTTCGAGCTGGGCTGGGACCGTCTGCAGGCTGTTCTCGCCGCGGCGGCCGGAGCCGCCGGCCTGACGGAAACAGTTCTCAGCCGCTATGTGAGGCCTCTGGACCGGGTTGGGGTATGCCATCACTTAGCAAACGATAACCGTCTGACATGGTGCGAGGAAGGAGGAATATGA
- a CDS encoding GIY-YIG nuclease family protein — translation MWLDDCRTALYRLYDEGGALLYVGITADVDQRMVAHRYDKPWWPDVTRTEVQWHDSRPVALAHELQAIRAESPKHNVNGKPGAGQPRELEDREITIGQGKHVMFAIERGFMTCDQPLFVVDGTKRRERIGAIVSADFYRRALAALGETAVPA, via the coding sequence ATGTGGCTCGACGACTGCCGCACCGCCCTCTATCGCCTCTACGACGAGGGAGGCGCGCTGCTCTATGTCGGCATCACCGCTGACGTCGACCAGCGGATGGTCGCCCACCGCTATGACAAGCCGTGGTGGCCGGACGTCACGAGGACCGAAGTCCAGTGGCACGACAGCCGACCGGTCGCCCTGGCTCACGAGCTCCAGGCCATCCGCGCGGAGTCGCCCAAGCACAACGTGAACGGCAAACCGGGGGCGGGCCAACCCAGGGAGCTGGAAGACCGCGAGATCACCATCGGCCAGGGCAAGCACGTCATGTTCGCGATTGAGCGCGGTTTCATGACCTGCGACCAGCCTCTGTTCGTGGTCGACGGCACCAAGCGACGGGAGCGCATCGGCGCCATCGTCTCCGCCGACTTCTACCGCCGAGCCCTCGCCGCCCTCGGAGAGACCGCGGTGCCCGCCTGA
- a CDS encoding type II toxin-antitoxin system prevent-host-death family antitoxin: MPANTSAEIGVRDLRTQLSDVLHESTVRGRITYVTSRGRRVAAIVPVDVAEAAEAAQQPGEEPSA; the protein is encoded by the coding sequence ATGCCTGCGAACACAAGCGCCGAGATCGGCGTCCGCGACCTGCGAACCCAGCTGTCCGACGTGCTGCACGAGAGCACCGTCCGAGGCCGGATCACCTACGTGACCAGCCGAGGCCGACGAGTGGCAGCGATCGTTCCGGTCGATGTCGCGGAGGCCGCTGAGGCCGCACAGCAGCCGGGGGAAGAGCCCTCGGCCTGA
- a CDS encoding WhiB family transcriptional regulator: MPRPSRYWPDNLPRPAHWDRTAACRDADPVLFFPEGDELTVALLTKEAKDYCRSCPVSTRCQIDALERAEPFGVWGGLDERERRAILRSARKTTPARMEWPRPEEATGAPASASAAA; the protein is encoded by the coding sequence ATGCCTCGTCCTAGCCGTTACTGGCCCGACAACCTGCCCCGCCCTGCGCACTGGGACCGTACGGCCGCGTGCCGCGACGCCGACCCCGTCCTGTTCTTCCCCGAGGGCGACGAGCTCACGGTCGCCCTCCTCACCAAGGAGGCAAAGGACTACTGCCGCAGCTGCCCGGTTTCCACCCGGTGCCAGATCGACGCCCTGGAGCGTGCCGAGCCCTTCGGGGTGTGGGGCGGGCTGGACGAGCGGGAGCGGCGCGCGATCCTGCGCTCCGCCCGTAAGACCACCCCCGCCCGCATGGAATGGCCCAGGCCGGAGGAGGCCACCGGTGCCCCCGCGTCGGCGAGCGCCGCGGCCTGA
- a CDS encoding SDR family oxidoreductase, with product MDINNSVALVTGANRGLGRAFAQRLLERGARKVYATARRPETVDLPGVEVLRLDIADPASVRAAAEAAPDASLLINNAGISTGTDLVTGSLDAVRHELETNMFGHLGMIREFAPALARNGGGAIVNVLSAMSWFGVKGANAYHLTKAAAWAMTNGVRLELAEQGTLVTAVHLGLADTDMSAGWPVDKIAPSDLADAALDGVEAGSAEVLADQWSRDVKSRLPRTPEEFNAAMDRALAALTAT from the coding sequence ATGGATATCAACAACTCAGTTGCCCTTGTCACCGGAGCCAACCGCGGCCTGGGCCGCGCCTTCGCCCAGCGCCTGCTCGAACGGGGCGCCCGCAAGGTCTACGCGACGGCCCGCCGACCGGAGACCGTGGACCTGCCCGGGGTCGAGGTGCTGCGCCTCGACATCGCCGATCCTGCATCCGTGAGGGCCGCCGCCGAGGCCGCCCCGGACGCCTCGCTACTCATCAACAACGCGGGAATCAGTACGGGGACCGACCTGGTGACCGGTTCGCTGGACGCGGTGCGGCACGAGCTGGAGACCAACATGTTCGGCCACCTGGGAATGATCCGGGAGTTCGCGCCGGCACTCGCCAGGAACGGCGGGGGCGCGATCGTCAACGTCCTCTCCGCCATGTCGTGGTTCGGTGTTAAGGGCGCCAATGCCTACCACCTGACCAAGGCCGCCGCCTGGGCCATGACCAACGGCGTCCGCCTGGAGCTCGCCGAGCAGGGCACGCTCGTCACAGCGGTACACCTCGGCCTGGCCGACACCGACATGTCCGCGGGCTGGCCCGTGGACAAGATCGCTCCGTCGGACCTGGCCGACGCGGCGCTCGACGGTGTCGAGGCGGGCTCCGCCGAGGTCCTCGCCGACCAGTGGAGTCGGGACGTCAAGTCCCGGCTGCCGCGGACGCCGGAAGAGTTCAACGCCGCGATGGACCGCGCCCTGGCGGCGCTAACGGCGACCTGA
- a CDS encoding ABC-three component system middle component 2: MNPLNSPLEIGVRALVLLAESHPQALDLAQLAVLDHAVLHSGELNGPPSLHPSLPGHSGELGMKRTVLEQALLVLIRAGLAGVEANATGLVYRATERGPAFVDILEAPYVERLRERAEWAVHHWAPETDVRTATAAFLNGPTYSHLTSEGRRD, encoded by the coding sequence ATGAACCCGCTGAACAGTCCGCTGGAGATCGGGGTGCGCGCTCTGGTGTTGCTAGCCGAAAGCCACCCCCAAGCCCTGGACCTGGCTCAGCTGGCCGTGCTGGACCATGCGGTTCTGCACAGCGGTGAGCTGAACGGCCCGCCCAGCCTGCATCCATCCCTGCCTGGGCATTCCGGCGAACTAGGCATGAAGCGCACGGTGCTGGAACAGGCCTTGCTGGTGCTGATCCGTGCGGGACTGGCGGGTGTCGAGGCGAACGCCACCGGACTGGTGTACCGGGCCACCGAGAGGGGGCCAGCGTTCGTCGACATCCTTGAGGCTCCTTATGTGGAGCGTCTGCGTGAGCGGGCCGAGTGGGCGGTTCACCACTGGGCTCCGGAAACCGATGTGCGCACTGCCACGGCAGCTTTCCTCAACGGCCCCACATATTCGCATCTGACTTCCGAGGGTCGCCGTGACTGA
- a CDS encoding XRE family transcriptional regulator: MDTPASAAAQAFARFLTEAAAKAGYDVTSGAGGRKRLAADSGMSASAISRTLDGKTLPRPSQMEGLAKAVNVDIQTMLVRGNVISGESWNDPNEPHVRSASLTPEDAADSWGITDPMIRKMLISNIQQAIRLQREAETEGGAASRG; encoded by the coding sequence ATGGACACCCCCGCCTCAGCAGCCGCCCAGGCCTTCGCCCGCTTCCTGACGGAAGCCGCAGCCAAGGCCGGCTACGACGTCACCTCCGGTGCGGGCGGTCGCAAGCGGCTCGCCGCAGACAGCGGCATGAGCGCGTCCGCCATCAGTCGCACCCTCGACGGCAAGACCCTCCCTCGCCCCTCCCAGATGGAAGGGCTCGCGAAGGCGGTGAACGTAGATATCCAAACGATGCTCGTCCGAGGCAACGTCATTTCGGGTGAATCCTGGAATGATCCGAATGAACCGCATGTACGCTCGGCATCTCTAACCCCTGAGGACGCAGCAGACAGTTGGGGCATCACTGACCCCATGATTCGCAAGATGCTCATCAGCAACATCCAGCAGGCGATCCGCCTGCAACGGGAGGCTGAGACCGAGGGGGGCGCTGCATCGAGGGGGTAA
- a CDS encoding IS701 family transposase, with the protein MERIAGRFARSEPRRRVGKFVRGLLANLPRKNCSTIAEWAGEATPDGMQHLLERAKWDADAVHDDLREYVVDHLGAEQAVLVVDETGDVKKGNATVGVQRQYTGTAGRIENSQVAVYLVHATPRGHAAVDRELYLPRAWTDDPERCRRAGLDPDEVRFATKTQLAAAMLERFWAGGHTAGWVTGDEGYGGNPALLSMIATHGTGYVMAVSCRTEVHTPAGKFRVDVLMRKVPRRGWQQLSAGTGAKGPHRYDWATVGLIPTHSAGTCQLLIRRNHTTGEVAYYRCFSPRPVPLPALASVAGTRWRIEETFQASKGLAGLDEHQVRRHTPWLRWVTLAMLAHAFLAVIRADEHREHPAPTGLIALTCNEIQRLFALPAASPNDQRDHRLRWSLWRRRPQARPRDCHYRRREVTT; encoded by the coding sequence ATGGAGCGCATAGCCGGGCGGTTCGCCCGTTCTGAACCCCGGCGTCGGGTGGGGAAGTTCGTTCGCGGACTGCTGGCCAATCTGCCCCGCAAGAACTGCTCGACGATCGCTGAGTGGGCCGGTGAGGCCACGCCGGATGGCATGCAGCATCTGTTGGAGCGGGCCAAGTGGGACGCGGACGCAGTCCACGATGATCTGCGCGAGTACGTCGTCGATCACCTCGGCGCCGAGCAGGCCGTCCTCGTCGTCGACGAGACTGGCGACGTGAAGAAGGGGAACGCGACCGTCGGGGTGCAGCGCCAGTACACCGGCACCGCCGGGCGGATCGAGAACTCCCAGGTCGCGGTCTATCTTGTCCATGCCACCCCGCGCGGGCACGCCGCCGTCGACCGTGAGTTGTACCTGCCCAGGGCATGGACCGACGATCCCGAGCGGTGCCGCAGGGCGGGCCTGGACCCCGACGAGGTGCGTTTCGCCACCAAGACGCAGCTCGCCGCCGCGATGCTCGAGAGGTTCTGGGCCGGCGGTCACACGGCCGGCTGGGTCACCGGCGACGAGGGCTACGGCGGCAACCCGGCCCTACTGTCGATGATCGCTACGCACGGGACGGGATACGTCATGGCCGTCTCCTGCCGCACCGAAGTACACACCCCTGCTGGCAAGTTCCGTGTCGACGTGCTGATGCGCAAGGTGCCCCGACGCGGCTGGCAGCAACTGTCCGCAGGCACCGGCGCAAAAGGCCCGCACCGTTACGACTGGGCCACCGTCGGCCTGATCCCCACCCACTCGGCGGGCACCTGCCAGCTGCTGATCCGCCGCAACCACACCACCGGCGAGGTGGCCTACTACCGCTGCTTCAGCCCGCGGCCAGTACCGCTGCCCGCCCTGGCCAGCGTCGCCGGAACCCGCTGGAGGATCGAGGAGACCTTCCAGGCCAGCAAGGGCCTCGCCGGCCTGGACGAGCACCAGGTCCGCCGCCACACCCCCTGGCTGCGCTGGGTGACCCTCGCGATGCTCGCCCACGCCTTCCTGGCCGTCATCCGCGCCGACGAGCATCGCGAACACCCGGCCCCCACCGGACTCATCGCCCTCACCTGCAACGAAATACAGCGACTATTCGCCCTGCCCGCCGCATCGCCGAACGACCAACGCGACCATCGCCTGCGCTGGTCCCTATGGCGTCGCCGCCCCCAGGCGCGCCCCCGCGACTGCCACTACCGCCGACGCGAAGTCACAACATGA
- a CDS encoding MerR family transcriptional regulator produces the protein MTVTQAAAERLIRIGEVARGAGVSVRAVRYYEQQGLLIAERSPSGQRLYRQDAVTLVRFFQQMFAAGLTSRRITELLPCWDSGHTDAEQRAMLRAERDRIQAKVDDLQAALDRLDEVIAITDTHP, from the coding sequence ATGACCGTCACGCAGGCCGCGGCCGAGCGGCTGATCCGCATCGGCGAGGTGGCGCGGGGCGCCGGCGTCTCGGTACGCGCCGTGCGCTACTACGAGCAGCAGGGACTGCTCATCGCGGAGCGCAGCCCATCCGGCCAGCGCCTCTACCGGCAGGACGCCGTCACCCTGGTGCGCTTCTTCCAGCAGATGTTCGCCGCCGGCCTCACCAGCCGAAGGATCACCGAACTCCTTCCGTGCTGGGACTCCGGGCACACCGACGCCGAGCAACGAGCCATGCTGCGCGCCGAGCGCGACCGTATCCAGGCCAAGGTCGACGACCTGCAGGCCGCCCTGGACCGCCTCGATGAGGTCATCGCGATCACGGACACGCACCCGTAG
- a CDS encoding Holliday junction endonuclease codes for METFPLFEPEAVKPLPSVVAFDLSLTASGICYRDGSTTTVKTRTSDGDRRLLQIAEAARMAVGGEHLGLGPAPDLVVMEDIPQNSFAAKPISMVHGVVRAVLIEAGAPYALVTAATLKAYATGKGSGDKVPMAMAAYKRAGREFLDDNQCDAWWLWVAGLDHLGISTVELPKAQRDRLDKVNWPEVTR; via the coding sequence ATGGAGACGTTCCCGCTGTTTGAGCCGGAGGCCGTGAAGCCGCTGCCGTCCGTGGTGGCCTTCGACCTGTCCCTGACCGCGTCCGGCATCTGCTACCGCGACGGCAGCACTACGACGGTCAAGACCCGGACGTCCGACGGCGACCGGCGCCTCCTGCAGATCGCGGAGGCGGCACGCATGGCGGTCGGCGGTGAACACCTCGGTCTGGGTCCTGCTCCTGACCTGGTCGTGATGGAGGACATTCCGCAGAACAGCTTCGCGGCCAAGCCGATCAGCATGGTTCACGGCGTGGTCCGGGCCGTGCTGATCGAGGCCGGTGCCCCGTATGCCCTTGTGACGGCCGCGACGCTCAAGGCGTACGCGACCGGCAAGGGCAGCGGGGACAAGGTGCCGATGGCCATGGCCGCGTACAAGCGGGCCGGCCGGGAGTTCCTGGACGACAACCAGTGCGACGCCTGGTGGTTGTGGGTGGCCGGACTGGACCACCTTGGCATCTCGACCGTGGAGCTGCCGAAGGCGCAGCGTGACCGGCTGGACAAGGTGAACTGGCCGGAGGTGACCCGGTGA
- a CDS encoding helix-turn-helix domain-containing protein: MSSNTPRIETKYRPRLKDKERSRKRRDLAEAYRAGASIRALATWMDMSYGTARTLLLEANVKLRGRGGSRVTPKAADQ; encoded by the coding sequence TTGAGCAGCAACACCCCCCGCATCGAGACGAAGTACCGGCCCCGCCTCAAGGACAAGGAGCGCAGCAGGAAGCGGCGCGACCTCGCCGAGGCGTACCGGGCCGGCGCATCGATCCGGGCCCTGGCCACGTGGATGGACATGTCCTACGGCACCGCCCGCACCCTGCTGCTGGAAGCCAACGTGAAGCTGCGCGGGCGCGGCGGTTCCCGCGTGACCCCCAAGGCGGCCGACCAGTGA
- a CDS encoding helix-turn-helix transcriptional regulator: protein MLLLRTDLLLKAATAAGQKTPSGIAQRIGVKNSTMWRLIAGRTTPSLSTLVALSEAYEISLDDLVHQSEAA from the coding sequence GTGTTGCTCCTTCGAACCGACCTGCTCCTTAAGGCGGCGACGGCGGCCGGACAGAAGACACCCAGCGGCATCGCCCAGCGCATCGGAGTCAAGAACTCGACGATGTGGCGCCTAATCGCCGGCCGCACCACGCCGAGCCTGTCGACGCTGGTTGCTCTGAGCGAGGCGTACGAGATCAGCCTCGACGACCTGGTCCACCAGAGCGAGGCGGCGTGA